In Bacillus thuringiensis, the DNA window TTATATTGGTGTGGCTATTTTTGTTGTTATTAACAACTTCACTATGTTACCAAGTATTTTTACAGAAATTTTTAACAGTGCATTCGGCTTAGACCAAGCCATCGCTGGTGGCATTGGAGCAGCAATCAAGTTCGGAATTCAGCGCGGTCTATTCGCGACAGAAGCAGGTATGGGTAGTTCTCCTAACGCAGCAGCAACATCAGATGTATCTCACCCAGTAAAACAAGGACTTGTTCAAGCATTAGGAGTTTTCGTAGACACATTCTTAGTATGTACATCAACAGCATTTATCGTATTATGTTCTGGACTTTACAAAGGAACAAATTTACAAGGTATTGAATTAACACAACAAGCATTAAGTTCACAAATCGGACCGTGGGCAAGCACTTTCTTAGCGATTATTATTTTCCTATTCGCATTCAGTTCTTTACTAGGGAACTACTATTATGGTGAAACAAATATCGCATTCATTAAAGAAAGCAAAACATGGTTAATGATTTATCGCGTCGCAGTTGTCGGAATGGTATTCTTCGGATCAATCGCTGCCCTTCAAACAGTTTGGAGCTTAGCTGATTTATTCATGGGACTAATGGTATTCACAAACTTAATTGCCATCTCATTCCTTAGCAAATTCGCCTACGCAGCATTAGTAGACTATATTAAACAAAAGAAACAAGGAAAAGATCCTGTTTTCGTTGCAAGTTCTATCCCTGGCTTACAAAATACAGAGTGCTGGGATGGACAGGATGTAGAAGAAAAACAGAAGGCTGTATAATAAATTAATAGCAGTAGCTATATATCAAACAAAATCCCTATTACCTCACAGTAATAGGGATTTTTATTTACAACAGTTCATAATTTGTTCAAATTAATTCCAGCAAAAGGGTTGATTTATATCAATTACTAGATTATAATAATTATAAATTAGTAATTGATATCATATAACAACTCAAAAGGAGATTGATCATAATGAACAAACAAGTAATCGAAGTATTAAACAAACAAGTAGCAGACTGGAGCGTTTTATTCACAAAACTACACAACTTCCATTGGTACGTAAAAGGACCTCAATTCTTCACATTACATGAAAAATTCGAAGAGCTATACACAGAATCAGCTACTCACATCGACGAAATTGCAGAACGTATTTTAGCAATTGGCGGCAAACCAGTAGCAACAATGAAAGAATACTTAGAACTATCTTCTATTCAAGAAGCAGCATACGGAGAAACTGCAGAAGGAATGGTTGAAGCAATCATGAAAGACTACGAAATGATGCTAGTAGAACTGAAAAAAGGCATGGAAATCGCTCAAAACTCTGACGATGAAATGACATCTGACCTACTACTAGGCATCTACACAGAACTAGAAAAACACGCTTGGATGCTACGTGCGTTCTTGAATCAATAATAGATTTTAAAGCGGAAGCGGCTCGTTCAGAACGGGAGGGTGTTGGAACTCCTGATTACGAGGCGCTTTTTGCCTCGAATGAAGGAGTGAAACAACCGACTGTTCTAGCCGCTGGAGCTGGATAGTACTTAAAGCGGAAGCGGCTCGTTCAGAATCGCAGGGCATTGGAGCTCTCGACCTTGAAGCGCTTTTTGCTTCGAGCGAGAGAGCGAAATGACCGGAGATTCTAGCCGCTGGAGCTGGATATCCCTTAACGCGAAAGCGGCTCACTCAGAGGCGCTTTTTTCTATGGGTTGTCATACATATCAGCACATGAAATTTATATCAGCGATTTTCCAATTATATCGGCGATTCCATCAGATATATCAGCGATTTTTCCAATATATCGACTTACCGACAAATCATGACAATATCAGCGCCTCTCTCCTCTACTTTTATCAATATATTACAATCCCTTTTATGTTAAAATATAGGCAACACCCTTTAGTAAAATAGATCCAAAAGCTTTTCCATATTCATCATTTACTACTTAAATGGCGGGAGTGGTTCAGTTGAAAGACTACTTAATTAGAGCATTTTTTGCGTTAATAACAGTTGGGATTGTCTTACTTATAGCTAATATTTTCAATATACGTGTCGAGGTGAAAGACTATGCTTTCCTCGTTGTTATAGCAATTGGTGGCGGCTGGGGTGGCTGGTACCTGTATAAAAAACAAAGTAATCAAAATGATAAAGGCATTCCAAAGTAATATGGAATGCCTTCCTTTTTATTTCCGTCTATAGTAAATAATGAAATTTAGACCACTGATCAAAACAATCCCAATAAACATATTAGAAGACTGCAAATCTCCGCCTAAACTATACTCATCGGCAATAAATCCTAACATAACAAGTGTTATCGCTGAAACACCGATACACAATATCGAAATAAACCAAAGCGAAAATTCATTAATTAGCTCTTTCTTCTGTCTTAAAACAATTAGCATAACCAGAATAGATGCTGCTAAAATACTTTTAAAAACAGGACGTAAATACACAAACTCCTCCATCTATTTCTCCTTTTCAAAAAACATTACATCTCAACATTAACATATTTAGCCAAATTAAAAACACATGCCTTTTCAAGATAAAATGACATGTGTTTCCAAAAATCTCTATAAATTTGTATTATGATAGCTGCTTCCACTTCGTTCCTAAGACAGGACGCTCGTAATTTTGGATCTCATGAATTAATTTATCTGCCGTCTCAGCTGAAACAATCAACTCTTTATTCGATGGATTCATAAATCCTTCTTCCGCTGCACGTTCAACCATTTGCAGAATTGGTCCATAAAA includes these proteins:
- a CDS encoding Dps family protein; protein product: MNKQVIEVLNKQVADWSVLFTKLHNFHWYVKGPQFFTLHEKFEELYTESATHIDEIAERILAIGGKPVATMKEYLELSSIQEAAYGETAEGMVEAIMKDYEMMLVELKKGMEIAQNSDDEMTSDLLLGIYTELEKHAWMLRAFLNQ
- a CDS encoding alanine/glycine:cation symporter family protein produces the protein MVDIFSRFLEVTNNILWSYILIAMLIGFGLYFSFKLKFVQITHFGEMVGLISKGFNRKEKKKDSISPFQAFCLSAAARIGIGNLAGVALAISMGGPGAIFWMWFIAIIGAATSFVECTLAQIYKVKDGSRFRGGPAYYMEKGLNKRWMGVWFSLLITVAYGLIFNSVQANTVTIAFENAFGLERTIVGALLALLVAVIIFGGIKSISRITEIIVPPMAIIYIGVAIFVVINNFTMLPSIFTEIFNSAFGLDQAIAGGIGAAIKFGIQRGLFATEAGMGSSPNAAATSDVSHPVKQGLVQALGVFVDTFLVCTSTAFIVLCSGLYKGTNLQGIELTQQALSSQIGPWASTFLAIIIFLFAFSSLLGNYYYGETNIAFIKESKTWLMIYRVAVVGMVFFGSIAALQTVWSLADLFMGLMVFTNLIAISFLSKFAYAALVDYIKQKKQGKDPVFVASSIPGLQNTECWDGQDVEEKQKAV